From Nocardia sp. XZ_19_385, the proteins below share one genomic window:
- a CDS encoding dihydrolipoamide acetyltransferase family protein: protein MPDDVLEFRLPDLGEGLTDAELQSWAVAVGDTVELNQTIAEVETAKAVVALPSPFAGVVVELLAEPGETVEVGAPLIRVRSDQAKPAENGASGRTSVLVGYGPEGETVSRRRKRDRPENAVPEQNSDAPSARAAATPAARKLAKELGIDLWYVAGSGPEGAVTVEDVRSAVPVTQPRKSAAHTEDGAQSSDPRSGGRQHGGLIRPPDREERTPISGVRKRTAAAMVASARTIPQASTFVTFDCTASMELLDHLRTTKAFNGLTLTPLTLVAKAVLVAITDFPAINAAWDEANQLIITKHYVNLGIAVATDRGLLVPNLKDADSASLRDLAKELAWLADTARSGNATPVDLRGGTFTITNVGVFGVDIGVPLVNPGEAAILCLGSIAKRPWVFRDELAIRSITTLGLSFDHRMVDGELAARFLATVAGLLEDPLTLLSRS from the coding sequence GTGCCCGACGATGTGCTGGAATTCCGGCTACCGGATCTCGGTGAAGGCCTCACCGACGCCGAATTACAGTCCTGGGCGGTGGCAGTCGGTGACACCGTCGAGCTGAACCAGACCATCGCCGAGGTGGAGACGGCCAAGGCGGTGGTGGCGTTGCCGTCCCCGTTCGCCGGTGTAGTCGTCGAGCTGCTGGCCGAGCCGGGGGAGACCGTCGAGGTCGGTGCGCCGCTCATCCGGGTGCGCAGTGATCAGGCGAAGCCCGCGGAGAACGGCGCGAGCGGCCGCACCTCGGTGCTGGTGGGATACGGGCCGGAGGGTGAAACGGTTTCGCGTCGGCGCAAGCGTGATCGCCCAGAAAATGCTGTCCCGGAACAGAACTCGGACGCACCGAGCGCCCGTGCCGCGGCCACCCCCGCCGCCCGAAAGCTCGCCAAGGAGCTCGGCATCGACCTCTGGTACGTCGCCGGTTCCGGCCCGGAGGGCGCGGTCACCGTCGAGGATGTGCGCAGCGCCGTACCGGTCACGCAACCACGAAAGTCCGCTGCCCACACCGAAGACGGCGCGCAGAGCTCCGACCCCCGCTCGGGCGGGCGGCAGCACGGCGGCCTCATCCGCCCACCGGACCGCGAGGAACGCACCCCGATCAGCGGCGTCCGCAAACGCACCGCGGCCGCCATGGTGGCCAGTGCCCGCACCATCCCGCAGGCCAGCACCTTCGTCACCTTTGACTGCACCGCGTCGATGGAACTGCTCGACCATCTGCGCACCACAAAAGCCTTCAACGGCCTGACCTTGACCCCGCTCACCCTGGTCGCCAAAGCCGTCCTGGTAGCGATCACGGACTTCCCCGCCATCAACGCCGCCTGGGATGAAGCCAACCAGCTCATCATCACCAAGCACTACGTGAATCTGGGCATCGCCGTCGCCACCGACCGCGGCCTGCTGGTCCCCAACCTCAAAGACGCCGATTCGGCCAGCCTGCGCGACCTCGCCAAGGAACTCGCCTGGCTCGCCGACACCGCCCGCTCCGGCAACGCCACCCCCGTCGACCTGCGCGGCGGCACCTTCACCATCACCAACGTCGGCGTCTTCGGCGTAGACATCGGCGTCCCCCTGGTCAACCCCGGCGAGGCCGCCATCCTCTGCCTCGGCTCGATCGCCAAGCGCCCCTGGGTCTTCCGCGACGAACTGGCCATCCGCTCGATAACCACCCTCGGCCTCAGCTTCGACCACCGTATGGTCGACGGCGAACTCGCCGCCCGCTTCCTGGCCACCGTCGCCGGCCTCCTGGAAGATCCTCTGACCCTGCTCAGCCGCAGCTGA
- a CDS encoding uracil-xanthine permease family protein, with protein MAVAAHPVDTRLPFGQQLAFGIQHVLIMYTGCITVPLVFGAAAGLDRATVGLLISADLLVAGIITVIQSLGVGKLAGARLPIICGATFVGLNPMILIAKEYGLEAVYGSMLVGGVVGVALAYPFAKVVRFFPPLVTGTVLTVVGVSLIGVAGGLIIGTNPKAPAFASPSHIGLAAVVVLIAVGFICVGRGVWSQLGVLIALAVGIVIAIPMGLVSAEGIGQTAWVGLPQPFHFGSPEFPVTAVVAMSIVMAVVFAESTASMLALSEITGKPVSKGDLARGLVGDGLSGVLGGIFTAFVDTIFNQNVGSVAATRVFSRYVTAVSGVILIVLGVVPRIGAVVAAVPKPVVGGVGLVLFATVTVVGVQTLLRADLSDRINATIVAAAVGVGLLPEMAGDMFTKFPSSAQILLTSGVTLGAGTAFVLNLLFNHTKLGALARGETPPAPVPATEPTGSEVKPGV; from the coding sequence ATGGCAGTAGCAGCGCATCCCGTGGATACCCGGTTGCCGTTCGGGCAGCAGTTGGCGTTCGGTATCCAGCACGTTTTGATCATGTACACCGGGTGCATCACGGTGCCGCTGGTGTTCGGGGCGGCCGCGGGGCTGGACCGGGCGACGGTGGGGCTGTTGATCAGCGCCGACCTGCTGGTGGCCGGGATCATCACCGTTATCCAGAGTTTGGGGGTGGGCAAGCTCGCGGGGGCACGGCTGCCGATCATCTGCGGGGCGACGTTCGTCGGGTTGAATCCGATGATCCTGATCGCCAAGGAGTATGGGCTGGAAGCGGTCTATGGATCGATGCTGGTGGGTGGTGTGGTCGGTGTCGCGCTGGCCTATCCGTTCGCGAAGGTGGTGCGGTTCTTTCCGCCGCTGGTCACCGGGACCGTGCTCACCGTGGTCGGTGTGTCGCTGATCGGAGTGGCCGGGGGGCTGATCATCGGCACGAACCCGAAGGCGCCGGCCTTCGCTTCGCCGTCGCATATCGGATTGGCCGCCGTGGTCGTGCTGATCGCGGTCGGGTTCATCTGCGTCGGGCGTGGCGTGTGGTCGCAGCTCGGGGTGCTGATCGCGCTGGCAGTCGGCATTGTCATCGCCATCCCGATGGGGCTGGTCAGCGCCGAGGGTATCGGGCAGACCGCGTGGGTGGGGCTGCCGCAGCCGTTCCATTTCGGGTCCCCGGAGTTCCCGGTGACCGCGGTGGTGGCGATGAGCATCGTCATGGCGGTGGTGTTCGCAGAGTCCACGGCCAGCATGCTGGCGCTCAGCGAGATCACCGGAAAGCCCGTCAGCAAGGGCGATTTGGCGCGCGGCCTGGTGGGTGACGGTTTGTCCGGCGTGCTCGGCGGCATCTTCACCGCCTTCGTCGACACCATCTTCAATCAGAACGTCGGCTCGGTCGCCGCCACCCGCGTCTTCAGTCGCTATGTGACCGCCGTCAGCGGCGTGATCCTGATCGTGCTCGGCGTAGTGCCGCGCATCGGTGCGGTCGTGGCGGCGGTACCGAAGCCGGTGGTCGGCGGCGTCGGCCTGGTGCTGTTCGCGACCGTCACCGTCGTGGGCGTCCAAACACTGCTGCGCGCAGACCTTTCCGATCGCATCAACGCCACCATCGTCGCCGCCGCGGTGGGTGTCGGCCTGCTCCCGGAAATGGCGGGGGACATGTTCACCAAGTTTCCGTCCTCCGCCCAAATTCTCCTGACCAGCGGCGTAACCCTGGGTGCGGGAACAGCTTTCGTGCTCAACCTGCTCTTCAATCACACGAAACTCGGTGCCTTGGCGCGCGGCGAAACCCCGCCCGCCCCAGTCCCCGCGACCGAACCAACAGGTTCGGAGGTCAAGCCCGGGGTTTGA
- a CDS encoding sulfurtransferase: protein MGAVLISPVELREALADKRVRLLDVRWALGDPDGPQHYLDGHIPGAVFVDLETELAAPASPARGRHPLPELTQLEKCARSWGIRNGDAVVVYDATGGMAAARAWWLLRWAGIADVRILDGGLPGWEQSGGELATGTEPDPEPGDVGLSPGHMSVVDADTIANWDGLLLDARAGERYRGEVEPVDPRAGHVPGAVSAPTAENLDGEGRFRTTDQLLERFTSLGTGPVAVYCGSGVTAAHQIAALAAAGIDAALYPGSWSQWSNDPKRPVAVGAE, encoded by the coding sequence TTGGGCGCCGTACTGATTTCGCCGGTGGAGCTTCGAGAAGCGTTGGCGGACAAGCGGGTTCGGTTATTGGACGTGCGCTGGGCGCTGGGTGATCCGGATGGTCCGCAGCACTACCTCGACGGTCATATCCCGGGCGCGGTCTTCGTCGATCTGGAAACCGAACTGGCCGCACCGGCTTCGCCCGCGCGCGGCCGGCACCCGCTGCCCGAGCTCACGCAGCTGGAGAAATGCGCACGTAGCTGGGGCATCCGCAATGGTGACGCGGTCGTCGTCTACGACGCGACCGGCGGCATGGCGGCGGCCCGCGCCTGGTGGCTGCTGCGCTGGGCGGGCATCGCCGACGTGCGCATTCTCGACGGCGGCCTGCCCGGCTGGGAGCAGTCGGGCGGCGAACTCGCGACGGGCACCGAGCCGGATCCGGAACCCGGTGATGTCGGCTTGAGTCCGGGTCACATGTCGGTCGTCGACGCCGACACGATCGCGAACTGGGACGGCCTGCTCCTGGACGCGCGCGCCGGCGAGCGCTACCGCGGCGAGGTGGAGCCGGTCGACCCGCGCGCGGGCCACGTCCCCGGCGCGGTCAGTGCCCCGACCGCCGAAAACCTGGACGGCGAGGGACGTTTCCGCACTACTGACCAGTTGCTGGAGCGCTTCACCAGTCTCGGGACGGGTCCGGTCGCGGTCTACTGCGGCTCCGGCGTCACCGCCGCCCATCAGATCGCGGCTCTCGCGGCGGCGGGTATCGACGCGGCCCTCTACCCGGGCTCCTGGTCCCAATGGTCCAACGACCCGAAACGCCCCGTCGCCG
- a CDS encoding benzoate/H(+) symporter BenE family transporter encodes MSEVSAPSETVVQPDAGVGVGQPIGAGVVTALVGFTSSFAVVLAGLTAVGASSAQAASGLLALCLTQAVGMLLLSYRYRMPITLAWSTPGAALLASTGAVAGGWAAAVGAFALTGVLIVVTGWWQRLGKLVASIPVEIAQAMLAGVLLPLCLAPVQAIRVSPAVVVPVILVWLVLQRYAKRWAVLAAFVTAAVGAGISIVVEHRHLDVSALAPTVELTLPQWNWQAMVGVAIPLYIVTMASQNIPGTAVMKSFDYQVPWRAAMTVTGIGTVLGAPAGGHAINLAAISAALSAAPAAHPDPKRRWIAAYTAGGMYLLLALSSAALVAVVAAAPKGTLETVAGLALLGTLAAALAGALRSEQHREAGIVTFLIAASGVGFLNIGAAFWALLAGLVVRQVIKPRA; translated from the coding sequence ATGTCCGAGGTTTCCGCTCCGTCCGAAACGGTTGTCCAGCCCGACGCCGGAGTGGGGGTTGGGCAGCCGATCGGGGCCGGGGTGGTTACCGCGCTGGTGGGGTTCACCAGTTCCTTCGCGGTGGTGCTGGCCGGGTTGACGGCGGTGGGGGCCAGTTCGGCGCAGGCGGCGTCGGGGCTGCTCGCGTTGTGCCTGACGCAGGCGGTCGGGATGCTTCTGCTGAGTTATCGGTATCGGATGCCGATAACTCTGGCCTGGTCGACGCCGGGGGCGGCGCTGCTCGCGAGTACCGGTGCGGTGGCGGGAGGTTGGGCCGCGGCGGTGGGAGCGTTCGCGCTGACCGGGGTGTTGATCGTGGTCACCGGGTGGTGGCAGCGGCTCGGGAAGTTGGTGGCCTCGATTCCGGTGGAGATCGCGCAGGCGATGCTGGCCGGGGTGCTGCTGCCGCTGTGTTTGGCGCCGGTGCAGGCGATTCGGGTGAGTCCGGCGGTGGTGGTGCCGGTGATTCTGGTCTGGCTGGTGTTGCAGCGGTATGCGAAGCGGTGGGCGGTGCTCGCGGCGTTCGTCACCGCGGCCGTCGGGGCCGGGATCAGCATCGTGGTCGAGCATCGGCATCTGGATGTCTCCGCGCTCGCGCCGACGGTGGAATTGACGCTGCCGCAGTGGAATTGGCAGGCGATGGTCGGGGTGGCGATCCCGCTGTACATCGTCACCATGGCGTCGCAGAACATTCCGGGGACCGCGGTGATGAAGTCGTTCGACTATCAGGTGCCGTGGCGGGCAGCCATGACGGTGACCGGGATCGGTACCGTGCTCGGTGCGCCGGCGGGCGGACATGCCATCAACCTCGCCGCCATCAGCGCTGCGCTGTCCGCCGCACCGGCCGCCCATCCCGACCCGAAGCGCCGTTGGATCGCGGCCTACACCGCGGGCGGGATGTATCTGCTGCTCGCGCTGAGCTCGGCCGCCCTGGTCGCGGTAGTCGCCGCCGCACCCAAGGGAACCTTGGAAACCGTTGCGGGCCTCGCTCTTCTGGGCACGCTGGCCGCCGCTCTCGCCGGGGCGCTCCGCTCCGAACAACACCGCGAAGCCGGGATCGTCACCTTTCTGATCGCGGCCTCCGGTGTCGGCTTCCTCAACATCGGCGCGGCATTCTGGGCACTACTCGCCGGACTGGTCGTCCGGCAGGTCATCAAACCCCGGGCTTGA